Proteins co-encoded in one Methanobrevibacter gottschalkii DSM 11977 genomic window:
- the gatB gene encoding Asp-tRNA(Asn)/Glu-tRNA(Gln) amidotransferase subunit GatB, producing the protein MMCGLEIHVQLETESKLFCDCPTNYQDAPANTNICPVCLNQPGAKPHPTNKKALENALMIALMLNCEIDQDVIYFMRKHYDYPDLSSGYQRTSVPIGIKGELNGIRIREIHAEEDPGQYKPDRGIVNFNRSGIPLVEIVTEPDIKSPEEARNFLKELIRVLQYSGGARGEGTMRADVNISINGGNRVEMKNVNSIKGAYKALKFELVRQKNLMKRGVEVKQETRAYLESQMITVGMRMKEDADDYRFITDPDLPPMQISDETIQRILDTMPEAPHNKVKRFVEDYGIDAESAKVLTSELDLAIAYEEVVKEIEPIFASKWMRDELKRVLSYNKLDFADSGISVANLIEFLNMIQTKEITQKAAKKIIEQMPNNEKTPKAIAEELGLLGVVKDDEVLAAVKQAIEENPKAVEDYLAGQKASINFLMGQVMKLTRGKADPGETVKLLRENIE; encoded by the coding sequence AAATTATTCTGTGATTGTCCTACAAATTATCAGGATGCTCCAGCAAATACAAATATCTGTCCAGTTTGTCTTAACCAACCCGGAGCAAAACCACATCCCACCAATAAAAAAGCATTAGAAAATGCTTTAATGATTGCTTTGATGCTTAACTGTGAAATTGATCAAGATGTAATCTATTTTATGAGAAAACATTACGATTACCCAGATTTATCTTCTGGATATCAGAGAACTTCTGTCCCAATTGGAATTAAAGGTGAATTAAACGGAATTAGAATTAGGGAAATTCACGCAGAAGAAGACCCGGGTCAATACAAACCGGATAGAGGTATTGTTAACTTCAACCGTTCAGGAATTCCACTGGTTGAAATTGTTACAGAACCGGATATAAAATCTCCTGAAGAAGCAAGAAACTTCTTAAAAGAATTAATTCGTGTTTTACAATACAGTGGAGGGGCTCGTGGAGAAGGAACCATGAGAGCAGATGTAAATATTTCTATCAATGGTGGAAACAGAGTAGAAATGAAAAACGTTAACTCCATTAAAGGAGCTTACAAAGCATTGAAATTTGAACTTGTAAGACAAAAAAACCTTATGAAAAGAGGAGTGGAAGTTAAACAGGAAACTCGTGCTTATTTAGAATCCCAAATGATTACTGTGGGAATGAGGATGAAAGAAGATGCAGATGATTACAGATTCATCACAGACCCTGATTTACCACCAATGCAAATTTCTGATGAAACAATTCAAAGAATTTTAGATACAATGCCTGAAGCACCCCACAACAAAGTAAAGCGATTTGTTGAAGATTATGGTATTGATGCGGAATCTGCAAAAGTTTTAACTTCAGAACTTGATTTGGCTATTGCATACGAAGAAGTTGTAAAAGAAATTGAACCAATATTTGCATCCAAATGGATGAGAGATGAACTTAAAAGAGTTTTATCTTATAATAAATTAGATTTTGCAGATAGTGGAATTAGTGTTGCAAATTTAATTGAATTCTTAAATATGATTCAAACAAAAGAAATTACACAAAAAGCAGCTAAAAAAATCATTGAACAAATGCCAAATAATGAAAAAACACCTAAGGCAATTGCTGAAGAATTAGGATTACTAGGTGTTGTAAAAGATGACGAAGTGCTTGCAGCTGTAAAACAGGCAATCGAAGAAAATCCAAAAGCTGTTGAAGATTACCTGGCTGGTCAAAAAGCTTCAATTAATTTTTTAATGGGACAAGTAATGAAATTAACACGTGGAAAAGCTGATCCTGGAGAAACTGTTAAATTATTAAGAGAGAATATAGAATAG
- a CDS encoding CBS domain-containing ParB/RepB/Spo0J family partition protein encodes MVEKKSFVKDYMTKNVICVSPNTPTEEIIELMRTSRHNSYPVVVNDRLVGMVTAFDVVSKKWSDTVEGLMSTKLVVANPELSINDASRVMFRRGISRMPVVDENRKIVGIITNTDMVRSHIERSTPNKVEYFKKTLEQLYDIKATLRHMPVETNKLRPTQDRVYADELEGRTYELKRGLAEPAIVVKTGNRWILVDGHHRAVASSQQGYETVDSYVIDLGQDIKLGMEKTADKAGIKTFSDIEIIDDDKHPLIALTESLQDQERKSDD; translated from the coding sequence ATGGTGGAAAAAAAATCTTTTGTTAAAGATTATATGACAAAAAATGTTATCTGCGTTTCCCCAAATACTCCTACTGAAGAAATTATTGAATTAATGAGAACAAGTCGGCACAACAGTTATCCTGTTGTTGTAAATGATAGACTTGTTGGAATGGTAACTGCATTTGATGTTGTATCTAAAAAATGGTCAGACACGGTTGAAGGGTTGATGAGCACTAAATTAGTTGTTGCTAACCCTGAATTATCCATAAATGATGCATCTAGAGTAATGTTTAGAAGAGGAATCTCCAGAATGCCTGTTGTTGATGAAAATAGAAAAATTGTTGGAATTATAACAAATACGGATATGGTTAGATCACATATCGAAAGGTCAACACCAAATAAAGTTGAATATTTCAAAAAAACTCTAGAACAATTATACGATATCAAAGCTACATTAAGACACATGCCTGTTGAAACTAATAAATTACGCCCAACACAAGATAGAGTCTATGCGGATGAGCTTGAAGGAAGAACTTATGAATTAAAAAGAGGATTAGCAGAACCTGCAATTGTTGTAAAAACTGGAAATAGATGGATTCTGGTTGATGGGCATCACAGAGCTGTAGCTTCATCACAGCAAGGTTATGAAACAGTTGATTCATATGTTATTGATTTAGGACAAGACATAAAATTAGGTATGGAGAAAACTGCAGATAAAGCGGGAATTAAAACATTTTCAGATATTGAAATTATTGATGATGATAAACATCCTCTGATAGCACTTACAGAAAGCCTTCAAGATCAAGAACGTAAAAGTGATGATTAA
- a CDS encoding ABC transporter permease, with the protein MFDTFTEKKFLLKELVKKDLTSKYKDSVLGILWSFFNPLLIMLVFTAIFSMLFGRQIENYPVYFLSGRIIFDFYNSGTKGAMKSIKRNANLLKKIYVPKYMFSVSTICYEFVNFLISFVILFIVMILTGATFHWTIVLSIIPMFFLVCLIFGVGLILAVCNTYFSDIGHLYNVFTLVLMYASALFYPMEIVPAIVQRIFTLNPVYSAISCFRECISYGIFPNTSTLAYLAIFSFTTLGIGLYLFKIYEKKLVLEI; encoded by the coding sequence ATGTTTGACACATTCACAGAAAAGAAATTTTTATTAAAAGAATTGGTTAAAAAAGATTTGACTTCAAAATATAAAGATTCTGTACTAGGAATACTTTGGAGTTTTTTCAATCCCCTTTTAATAATGTTAGTATTTACAGCAATTTTTTCAATGCTATTCGGACGTCAAATTGAGAATTATCCAGTTTATTTCTTATCCGGAAGAATTATTTTTGATTTTTATAACAGTGGGACAAAAGGTGCTATGAAATCAATAAAAAGAAATGCAAACTTATTAAAAAAGATTTATGTTCCCAAATACATGTTTTCAGTAAGTACAATTTGCTATGAATTTGTTAACTTTTTAATTTCATTTGTGATATTATTCATTGTAATGATACTTACAGGAGCTACATTCCATTGGACTATAGTTTTATCAATCATTCCAATGTTTTTCTTAGTTTGCTTAATATTCGGAGTTGGGTTAATTTTAGCTGTATGTAACACTTATTTTAGTGATATCGGACACTTATACAATGTATTCACTCTCGTATTAATGTATGCATCCGCATTATTCTATCCTATGGAGATAGTTCCAGCAATAGTGCAAAGAATATTTACATTAAATCCAGTTTATTCAGCAATTTCTTGTTTCAGAGAGTGTATTAGCTATGGAATTTTTCCGAATACTTCTACTTTAGCTTATCTAGCCATATTTTCATTTACAACATTAGGAATTGGATTATATCTCTTCAAAATTTATGAAAAGAAATTAGTATTAGAAATATAG
- the hisE gene encoding phosphoribosyl-ATP diphosphatase: MNDKIIREVYEVLESRRDNPIDSYTSKIMQNSDKKAEDKILEKIAEEAGEVLIASKNDENLVYESVDLIFHTLLLLAYKGIDLDDVFDEFARRRK; this comes from the coding sequence ATGAATGATAAAATTATAAGAGAAGTATATGAAGTTTTAGAATCACGCCGTGACAATCCTATTGATTCATACACCTCAAAAATCATGCAAAATAGTGATAAAAAAGCAGAAGACAAAATACTTGAAAAAATTGCCGAAGAAGCAGGAGAAGTATTAATAGCTTCTAAGAATGATGAAAATTTAGTTTATGAATCCGTTGATTTGATTTTCCATACATTATTGCTTCTTGCATACAAAGGCATAGACCTTGATGATGTGTTTGATGAATTTGCAAGAAGAAGAAAATAA